In the Shewanella sp. OMA3-2 genome, one interval contains:
- a CDS encoding NAD(P)/FAD-dependent oxidoreductase, translating to MSATPHTSSYYAASANDKVERPRLESVIETDVCIVGAGYTGLSAGLHLLESGMRVVILEAARIGWGASGRNGGQIVNSFSRDIDSIEKVVGKEQGKLFGEMAFEGGRIIRERIAKYNIDCDLKNGGVFAAMNKKQMGHLRSQKDLWEAHGHNQQLEMLDQDAIRKVVDTDLYVGGLLDKSGGHIHPLNLALGEARAVESLGGLIFEDSAVINIDDGASPVVHTAQGQVKCKFVVVAGNAYLGKLLPELHAKSMPCGTQVVTTEPLSDEIAASILPQDYCVEDCNYLLDYYRLSGDKRLIFGGGVVYGARDPANVKALIEPKLLKTFPQLKGIKIDYAWTGNFLMTLSRLPQVGRIGHNIYYSQGCSGHGVTYTHLAGKLIAEMLNGQATRFDAFAALPHYPFPGGHALRVPFSAIGAWYYTMRDKFGV from the coding sequence ATGTCTGCTACACCTCATACTAGTTCATATTATGCCGCATCGGCCAACGATAAAGTTGAGCGTCCGCGTCTAGAATCTGTTATAGAAACAGATGTTTGTATTGTTGGCGCAGGTTATACAGGCTTGTCAGCAGGGCTTCATCTTTTAGAAAGTGGCATGAGGGTTGTTATCCTTGAGGCTGCTAGAATTGGTTGGGGAGCATCTGGTCGAAATGGCGGTCAAATTGTTAACTCATTTAGCCGTGATATAGACAGTATTGAAAAAGTAGTAGGTAAAGAGCAAGGTAAGCTTTTTGGTGAGATGGCATTTGAAGGCGGACGCATTATTCGTGAACGCATTGCCAAATATAATATTGATTGTGATTTAAAAAATGGTGGCGTTTTTGCGGCCATGAATAAAAAGCAAATGGGCCATTTACGTTCACAAAAAGACTTGTGGGAAGCCCATGGACATAACCAACAACTTGAAATGTTAGATCAAGATGCTATTCGTAAAGTGGTAGACACTGACCTATATGTTGGCGGTTTATTAGATAAAAGCGGCGGCCACATTCATCCACTTAATTTAGCATTAGGTGAAGCCCGTGCTGTTGAGTCTTTAGGTGGATTAATTTTTGAAGATTCAGCTGTCATTAACATTGATGATGGTGCATCACCGGTTGTGCATACTGCGCAAGGCCAGGTTAAGTGTAAGTTTGTGGTCGTTGCTGGTAATGCCTACTTAGGTAAATTACTGCCTGAATTACACGCCAAGTCAATGCCATGTGGTACGCAAGTGGTCACCACAGAGCCATTATCTGATGAGATAGCTGCCAGTATTTTACCGCAAGATTATTGTGTTGAAGACTGTAATTATTTGCTCGACTATTACCGTTTAAGCGGTGATAAGCGCCTGATTTTTGGTGGTGGAGTGGTTTATGGCGCTCGTGATCCTGCCAATGTTAAAGCACTTATAGAACCTAAGTTATTGAAAACATTCCCGCAACTTAAAGGCATTAAAATTGATTATGCCTGGACAGGTAATTTCTTAATGACCTTGTCGCGCTTGCCACAAGTTGGTCGGATTGGTCATAATATATACTATTCTCAAGGGTGTAGTGGTCATGGTGTGACCTACACACACTTGGCCGGTAAGTTAATTGCAGAAATGTTAAATGGTCAGGCAACTCGTTTTGATGCGTTTGCTGCGCTACCCCATTACCCGTTCCCTGGTGGACACGCCCTAAGAGTGCCATTCAGTGCTATCGGTGCTTGGTATTACACTATGCGTGATAAGTTCGGCGTATAA
- a CDS encoding ABC transporter permease subunit, which yields MKKLSFSKIMLWFGLLFLYAPMLILVIYSFNESKLVTVWSGFSPKWYGELFQDEQILSAVWVSLRIAFYSATMAVIIGTMAAFVMTRFRRSWAKLTLSNMITAPLVMPEVITGLSLLLLFVQMADTFGWPTERGMLTVWIAHSTFCAAYVAVVVSSRLREIDKSIEEAAMDLGATPLKTFFLITVPMISPALIAGWLLSFSLSLDDLVIASFASGPGSTTLPMVVFSSVRLGVSPKINALATIIIFAVSLVAFLSWYFTRRAEKKAQKAMES from the coding sequence ATGAAAAAATTAAGTTTCTCTAAAATCATGCTGTGGTTCGGTTTACTGTTTCTGTATGCCCCGATGCTTATTTTGGTTATTTATTCTTTTAATGAATCAAAGCTGGTCACGGTTTGGAGCGGTTTTTCACCAAAGTGGTATGGCGAACTATTTCAAGATGAACAGATTTTAAGTGCAGTGTGGGTCAGCTTACGTATTGCATTTTACAGTGCGACTATGGCGGTGATTATTGGCACTATGGCGGCATTTGTAATGACTCGTTTTCGTCGCTCTTGGGCAAAATTGACCTTGTCGAACATGATCACCGCGCCATTAGTGATGCCTGAAGTGATTACTGGTTTGTCATTATTGCTGCTTTTCGTACAAATGGCTGATACGTTTGGCTGGCCGACTGAACGCGGTATGTTAACAGTGTGGATAGCACACTCAACATTTTGTGCCGCTTATGTCGCTGTTGTGGTGTCATCACGGTTACGTGAAATAGACAAATCAATTGAAGAAGCTGCGATGGACTTGGGGGCGACGCCACTAAAAACCTTCTTCTTAATAACAGTGCCTATGATTTCGCCAGCCTTAATTGCCGGTTGGTTATTATCATTTAGCTTGTCATTAGATGACTTAGTGATTGCCAGCTTCGCTTCTGGACCGGGTTCAACAACCTTGCCTATGGTGGTGTTTTCGTCAGTACGTTTAGGGGTGTCGCCTAAGATTAATGCGTTAGCAACCATCATTATTTTTGCCGTGTCTCTTGTGGCATTCCTGTCTTGGTACTTTACTCGACGGGCAGAAAAGAAAGCGCAAAAAGCGATGGAGTCTTAG
- a CDS encoding ABC transporter permease subunit: MNPFKRLKGRYLTMGIPYLWLLMFFALPFAIVLKLSFSTAAIAIPPYEATFSFIDETLSIFLNFGNYLLLIQDSMYYVAYLTSLKMAFIATIGCLLLGFPMAYAIARAPTRFQPVLLLLVMLPSWTSFLIRIYAWMGILSNTGLVNNFLMWLGVISEPIQMLNTNFAVYIGIIYGYLPFMILPLYATLVKLDMSLIEAASDLGSSSLNTFWKITLPLSMGGVIAGSMLVFIPAVGEFVIPELLGGPDSLMIGKVLWQEFFNNRDWPVASSLAIVMLALLIVPITLFHRYQSRDMENDA, encoded by the coding sequence ATGAATCCATTTAAACGCCTGAAAGGCCGATATCTAACCATGGGGATTCCTTACCTATGGCTATTGATGTTTTTTGCACTGCCTTTCGCGATTGTGTTGAAGTTAAGTTTTTCAACCGCCGCGATTGCGATTCCTCCCTACGAGGCAACCTTTAGCTTTATTGATGAAACATTATCCATCTTTTTGAATTTTGGTAATTATTTATTATTGATACAGGATTCAATGTACTACGTTGCCTATTTAACTTCACTGAAAATGGCATTTATTGCCACAATCGGCTGTTTGTTATTAGGCTTCCCTATGGCTTATGCCATTGCTAGAGCTCCAACACGGTTTCAACCTGTATTATTACTGTTGGTGATGTTGCCATCATGGACCTCTTTTTTGATCCGTATTTACGCCTGGATGGGGATTTTAAGTAACACAGGGTTAGTGAATAACTTTTTAATGTGGCTTGGTGTTATTTCTGAGCCAATTCAAATGCTCAATACTAATTTTGCTGTTTATATTGGTATTATTTATGGCTATTTACCCTTCATGATTTTGCCCTTATATGCCACCTTGGTAAAACTGGACATGAGCTTAATTGAAGCGGCATCTGATTTAGGATCAAGTAGCCTTAACACGTTTTGGAAAATCACTTTACCACTATCAATGGGAGGAGTCATTGCAGGCTCAATGCTAGTGTTTATTCCTGCCGTGGGCGAGTTTGTTATTCCAGAGCTACTAGGTGGTCCAGACTCATTGATGATAGGTAAAGTATTATGGCAAGAGTTCTTTAATAACCGTGATTGGCCTGTGGCTTCATCATTGGCTATTGTCATGCTTGCACTGCTCATTGTGCCAATTACCTTGTTCCATCGCTATCAATCACGAGATATGGAGAACGATGCATGA
- the potA gene encoding polyamine ABC transporter ATP-binding protein — MENTSGVTNNPTKKTQDKVLLKIDRISKLFDDVRAVDNVSLTINKGEIFALLGGSGSGKSTLLRILAGFEKPTEGRIFLDGVDITDMPPYERPINMMFQSYALFPHMTVEQNIAFGLKQDKMPKAEIAQRVEEMLKLVHMETYAKRKPHQLSGGQRQRVALARSLAKRPKLLLLDEPMGALDKKLRTQMQLEVVDILEAVGVTCVMVTHDQEEAMTMAGRISIMNEGWIAQTGSPTDIYEAPNSRMVAEFIGTVNLFKGDIIADEADHAIIKSHTLKQPFYIGHGISTSLDNKTVLLAVRPEKTIITRVQPEGEYNWARGVVHDIAYLGGVSVFYIKLRNKQIVQCSMINRERRSDHPTWEEEVFISWEDTSGVVLQS; from the coding sequence ATGGAAAACACCTCGGGCGTCACTAATAATCCAACCAAAAAGACGCAAGATAAAGTACTCCTTAAAATTGATCGTATTAGTAAGCTATTTGATGATGTTCGTGCAGTCGACAATGTGTCACTGACAATTAATAAAGGTGAAATTTTCGCATTATTGGGTGGTTCAGGCTCAGGAAAATCAACCCTATTACGTATACTGGCAGGTTTTGAAAAGCCAACTGAAGGCCGTATTTTTTTGGATGGTGTCGATATAACCGACATGCCTCCCTATGAACGTCCTATCAATATGATGTTTCAATCCTATGCGTTATTTCCACATATGACGGTTGAACAAAATATTGCCTTTGGTTTGAAGCAAGACAAAATGCCTAAAGCTGAAATTGCCCAACGAGTGGAAGAAATGCTCAAGTTGGTGCACATGGAAACATACGCTAAGCGTAAACCGCATCAATTATCGGGTGGGCAGCGCCAACGTGTCGCCTTGGCGCGTTCATTAGCTAAACGACCTAAGTTATTACTGCTTGATGAGCCGATGGGCGCATTAGATAAAAAACTGCGTACTCAAATGCAGTTAGAAGTGGTCGATATTCTTGAAGCGGTAGGAGTGACCTGTGTGATGGTGACTCACGATCAAGAAGAGGCCATGACTATGGCTGGGCGTATTTCTATTATGAATGAAGGTTGGATTGCACAAACTGGTAGCCCTACTGATATTTATGAAGCACCTAATAGCCGAATGGTTGCTGAGTTTATTGGTACAGTAAACTTATTTAAAGGCGATATTATTGCCGATGAAGCCGATCACGCCATCATTAAATCGCACACCTTAAAACAACCTTTTTATATTGGACACGGAATTTCTACTAGTTTAGATAATAAGACAGTGTTACTTGCGGTTCGCCCTGAAAAAACCATCATTACCCGTGTGCAGCCGGAAGGTGAGTATAACTGGGCTAGAGGCGTGGTGCATGACATTGCCTATTTAGGTGGCGTTTCAGTGTTTTATATCAAGCTAAGAAACAAGCAAATTGTTCAATGTTCAATGATTAACCGTGAACGCAGATCTGATCACCCAACATGGGAAGAAGAAGTCTTTATCAGTTGGGAAGACACCAGCGGGGTTGTATTGCAATCATGA
- a CDS encoding polyamine ABC transporter substrate-binding protein, translating to MKLLNKLSTIALISASVFASTSLHAEEVVKMYNWSDYIAEDTLANFEKETGIRVIYDVFDSNEVLEAKLLSGRSGYDIVVPSNHFLAKQIKAGAFQKLDRTKLSNYGNLKPDLMKQLEKADPANEHAIPYLWGTNGIGYNVDKVKAVLGEDAPFNSLELIFNPKYAEKISSCGFSMLDSADDMLPQALIYLGLDPNSKNADDYEKAAEVLAKVRPFVTYFHSSRYISDLANGDICVAYGFSGDVFQAAARADEAGNGNKIGYSIPKEGANLWFDMLAIPQDATNVANAHKLINYLLRPEVIAPISNYVAYANPNVPAQALVDDSIKNDPAIYPPQSVIDKLYIGDVRSMKIQRVVTRAWTKVKSGQ from the coding sequence ATGAAGCTACTTAACAAACTGTCTACCATTGCGCTTATTTCAGCGTCGGTATTTGCTAGCACGTCGCTGCATGCTGAAGAAGTTGTCAAGATGTACAATTGGTCTGACTATATCGCAGAAGATACCTTAGCAAACTTTGAAAAAGAGACAGGCATTCGCGTTATTTATGACGTGTTCGATAGTAATGAAGTGCTTGAAGCTAAATTGCTGTCTGGTCGCAGTGGCTATGACATAGTGGTTCCTTCAAATCACTTTTTGGCGAAGCAAATTAAAGCCGGTGCATTTCAAAAGTTAGATCGAACTAAGTTATCGAACTATGGCAACTTAAAGCCAGACTTAATGAAGCAACTTGAGAAGGCCGATCCCGCCAACGAACATGCTATACCTTATCTATGGGGCACTAATGGTATTGGCTATAACGTCGATAAAGTCAAAGCTGTGTTAGGCGAAGATGCACCCTTTAATTCTTTAGAGCTTATTTTTAACCCTAAGTATGCTGAAAAAATCAGTTCATGCGGTTTCTCAATGCTAGATTCTGCAGACGATATGTTGCCACAAGCGCTGATTTATCTCGGTTTAGATCCAAACAGTAAAAATGCCGACGATTATGAAAAAGCCGCAGAGGTGCTTGCCAAAGTGCGTCCGTTTGTTACCTACTTCCATTCGTCGCGCTATATTTCAGATCTCGCTAATGGTGATATTTGTGTAGCATATGGTTTCTCTGGTGATGTATTCCAGGCTGCTGCTCGAGCTGATGAAGCCGGTAACGGTAATAAGATTGGTTATTCTATTCCAAAAGAAGGCGCTAACCTTTGGTTTGATATGTTAGCGATTCCACAAGATGCTACAAATGTGGCTAACGCTCATAAGCTAATCAACTATTTACTTCGTCCTGAGGTAATAGCACCTATCAGTAACTATGTTGCTTATGCGAACCCGAATGTTCCTGCACAAGCGCTAGTTGACGATTCAATCAAAAATGATCCAGCAATTTATCCGCCACAAAGCGTAATAGATAAGCTGTACATTGGCGATGTACGCTCAATGAAAATTCAACGAGTTGTTACACGTGCTTGGACTAAAGTGAAATCTGGTCAGTAG
- a CDS encoding aspartate aminotransferase family protein has protein sequence MTNLASLQQTDKAHFIHPFTDSKVLGEKGTRVIERAEGVYIWDVEGHKLLDGMAGLWCVNVGYGRQSIVDAACQQMQKLPFYNSFFQCTHPPAIELAKTIAELAPKHMNSVFFTGSGSESNDTNLRMVRRYWDLKGQPNKKTIISRHNAYHGSTVAGASLGGMSGMHEQGDLPIPKIVHVAQPYWYGEGGELTPEAFGLQAAQTLETKILALGEDNVAAFIAEPFQGAGGVIIPPSSYWPEIKRILAKYDVLLILDEVISGFGRTGHWFAAEYFDLQPDFISIAKGMTSGYIPMGGVIIADRVADVIRQQCGEFTHGFTYSGHPVAAAVALENINIIKQEKLVEKVATETAPYFQQRLQQLAEHPLVGEVRGLGLVAAIELVQDKAKRQRFPANIGVGTWCRDFCIEHGLVMRSVGDTMIISPPLVITKAEIDELVDKALMALNDTYAKCVTSKSY, from the coding sequence ATGACAAATTTAGCCTCTTTGCAGCAAACAGATAAAGCACATTTTATTCATCCATTTACCGACTCTAAAGTGCTTGGCGAAAAAGGCACCCGTGTTATTGAGCGCGCCGAAGGGGTGTATATATGGGACGTCGAAGGTCATAAATTATTAGACGGAATGGCAGGACTCTGGTGTGTAAATGTAGGTTATGGGCGACAATCAATTGTTGATGCTGCCTGTCAGCAAATGCAAAAACTTCCTTTCTATAACAGTTTTTTTCAATGTACTCACCCGCCAGCAATTGAGCTAGCTAAAACCATTGCTGAGCTTGCACCTAAACATATGAACAGTGTGTTTTTTACCGGTTCTGGGTCTGAATCAAATGACACTAATTTACGTATGGTGCGACGCTATTGGGATCTAAAAGGTCAACCCAATAAGAAAACCATTATCAGCCGCCATAATGCTTACCATGGCTCTACCGTAGCAGGTGCGAGTTTAGGTGGCATGTCTGGCATGCACGAACAAGGGGATTTACCCATCCCTAAAATAGTGCATGTTGCTCAGCCATATTGGTATGGTGAAGGTGGAGAGCTAACGCCCGAAGCATTTGGTTTACAAGCAGCCCAAACACTCGAAACTAAAATATTAGCATTAGGCGAAGACAATGTTGCGGCATTTATTGCCGAGCCATTTCAAGGCGCTGGTGGGGTCATTATTCCGCCATCAAGCTACTGGCCTGAAATTAAACGTATTCTAGCCAAATATGACGTGTTACTTATTCTGGACGAAGTGATCAGTGGCTTTGGCAGAACAGGTCATTGGTTTGCGGCGGAATACTTTGATTTACAACCTGATTTTATTTCAATAGCCAAGGGCATGACATCTGGTTATATCCCTATGGGTGGCGTAATAATTGCAGATCGTGTCGCGGATGTGATTAGACAACAATGTGGTGAATTTACCCACGGTTTTACCTATTCAGGTCATCCAGTTGCTGCTGCCGTGGCATTAGAAAATATTAATATTATCAAACAAGAAAAATTAGTTGAAAAAGTGGCTACTGAAACAGCCCCGTATTTTCAACAACGCTTACAGCAGTTAGCTGAGCATCCATTAGTGGGTGAGGTTAGAGGCCTAGGTTTAGTGGCTGCTATTGAGCTTGTGCAAGATAAAGCGAAACGGCAGCGTTTTCCAGCCAATATTGGGGTGGGAACTTGGTGCCGAGACTTTTGTATCGAACATGGCTTAGTGATGCGTTCCGTAGGCGATACTATGATTATTTCTCCGCCACTTGTTATCACCAAGGCAGAGATAGATGAGTTGGTTGATAAGGCATTAATGGCCTTAAATGACACTTATGCTAAATGTGTAACCAGTAAGTCATATTGA
- a CDS encoding glutamine synthetase family protein, whose product MDKLIKFLKDKKITEVECVISDMTGIARGKIAPVDKFIDEKGMRLPESVLLQTVTGDFIDDGIFYSLLDKADIDFVCVPDEDAVFMLPWTVEATAQVIHDCYDRMGNPIELSPRNVLKKVLKLYEDKGWEPVIAPEMEFYLTQRSDDHDLPLKPPIGRSGRPEAGRQSFSIDAANEFDPLFEDMYDWCELQGLDIDTLIHEDGPAQMEINFSHGNPLSLADQVFVFKRTLKEAALKHNVCATFMAMPVTDEPGSAMHIHQSVIDKETGKNIFTKEDGTQSQLFLNYIAGLQTYIPELLPLMAPSVNSFRRFLPGTSAPVNLEWGVENRTCGLRIPESSPENRRIENRIPGADANCYLTIAASLLAGFIGMEKGLRPSNPVTGRSNESRTSNEYCLPLTLEEALIAMQESEACIEYLGQSFTTGFVAVKQAELENFRRVVSSWEREFLLLTV is encoded by the coding sequence ATGGATAAGTTAATTAAGTTTCTAAAAGATAAAAAAATTACCGAAGTTGAATGTGTTATCAGTGATATGACCGGTATTGCTCGAGGCAAAATTGCGCCAGTAGACAAGTTTATTGATGAAAAAGGCATGCGTTTACCTGAAAGTGTATTGCTGCAAACTGTGACCGGTGATTTCATCGATGACGGTATCTTCTATTCATTACTTGATAAAGCCGATATCGATTTTGTGTGTGTGCCAGATGAAGATGCAGTTTTCATGCTGCCTTGGACTGTAGAAGCCACAGCGCAAGTTATTCATGATTGTTATGACCGCATGGGCAATCCAATTGAGTTATCACCACGTAACGTGCTTAAAAAAGTGCTTAAACTTTATGAAGATAAAGGTTGGGAGCCAGTTATTGCACCAGAAATGGAGTTCTACTTAACTCAGCGCAGCGATGACCATGACTTACCACTAAAGCCACCTATTGGTCGTTCAGGCCGACCTGAAGCGGGTCGTCAGTCGTTTTCAATTGATGCCGCCAATGAGTTCGACCCGTTATTTGAAGATATGTACGATTGGTGTGAGCTTCAAGGTTTAGATATTGATACCTTAATTCATGAAGATGGTCCTGCACAGATGGAGATTAACTTCAGTCACGGTAACCCATTATCGTTAGCAGACCAGGTATTTGTATTTAAACGCACACTTAAAGAAGCTGCATTAAAGCATAATGTGTGTGCTACTTTTATGGCTATGCCTGTGACCGATGAGCCAGGCAGTGCAATGCATATCCACCAAAGTGTCATTGATAAAGAAACCGGTAAAAATATCTTCACCAAAGAAGACGGGACTCAAAGCCAGTTATTTTTAAATTACATTGCAGGCTTACAAACCTATATTCCCGAGTTATTACCATTAATGGCACCAAGCGTTAACTCTTTCCGTCGTTTTTTACCGGGCACTTCAGCGCCAGTAAACCTAGAGTGGGGTGTTGAAAATCGCACCTGTGGTCTACGTATTCCTGAATCATCACCCGAGAATCGCCGTATTGAAAACCGTATTCCAGGCGCAGATGCAAACTGTTATTTAACCATTGCGGCGAGTTTGTTAGCTGGTTTTATCGGTATGGAAAAAGGCTTGCGCCCGTCAAATCCAGTGACAGGTCGTTCAAACGAAAGCCGTACCAGTAATGAATACTGTTTACCACTGACGTTAGAAGAAGCCTTGATTGCAATGCAAGAAAGTGAGGCGTGTATTGAATATTTAGGTCAGTCTTTCACCACAGGTTTTGTGGCTGTTAAGCAAGCTGAACTTGAAAACTTCCGCCGTGTGGTCAGTTCTTGGGAACGTGAGTTCCTGTTACTAACCGTTTAG
- a CDS encoding gamma-glutamyl-gamma-aminobutyrate hydrolase family protein, producing MSLSKVPMIGVVACNQQIGLHPFNIVGEKYLLSVVNGAKGFPLVIPSLGLAVPTEELLSRLDGILFTGSPSNVEPHHFQGPASAEGTHHDPKRDATTLPLIKAAIDAGVPVFGICRGFQEMNVVYGGSLHQKLHEVGLFIEHREDKTAPVDVQYGLSHAIDIVPGGLLHQAWGSEQAEVNSVHTQGVDRLGQGLTPEAHSPDGLIEAFSVKGAKAFALGVQWHPEWKVQDNQFYSSIFDAFGNACRLHAAKRER from the coding sequence ATGTCTTTGTCAAAAGTCCCAATGATTGGGGTAGTGGCATGTAATCAACAAATAGGATTACACCCATTTAATATTGTGGGTGAAAAGTACCTACTTAGTGTAGTTAATGGCGCTAAAGGGTTTCCTTTGGTTATCCCTTCTTTAGGGCTAGCTGTACCAACTGAAGAATTACTGTCTCGCCTAGATGGTATTTTGTTTACCGGTTCACCTTCTAATGTCGAACCTCATCATTTTCAAGGCCCTGCTAGTGCAGAAGGTACTCATCATGATCCTAAGCGCGATGCGACTACATTACCCTTAATTAAAGCGGCCATAGATGCAGGCGTGCCTGTGTTTGGTATTTGTCGTGGTTTTCAAGAAATGAACGTGGTTTATGGTGGTAGTCTGCATCAAAAACTGCATGAAGTTGGCCTATTCATTGAACACAGAGAAGATAAAACCGCTCCGGTAGATGTGCAGTATGGCTTGTCACATGCTATTGATATAGTGCCTGGTGGTTTACTCCATCAAGCGTGGGGGAGCGAACAGGCTGAAGTCAATTCAGTGCATACTCAAGGCGTAGACAGATTAGGTCAAGGATTAACACCTGAGGCGCATTCGCCTGACGGGTTAATTGAAGCTTTTTCTGTAAAAGGTGCTAAGGCTTTTGCGTTAGGCGTGCAATGGCACCCCGAATGGAAAGTTCAAGATAACCAGTTTTATTCATCAATTTTTGATGCATTTGGCAATGCTTGCCGTTTGCATGCAGCTAAGCGAGAGAGATAA
- a CDS encoding cupin domain-containing protein, translated as MDIGASLKTVRKMRGLSQRELAKRAGVTNSTISMIEKNSVSPSISSLKKVLAGIPMSLVEFFSIEEGTVGEQKVVYRSEELLDIGTGDLVYKLIGRDFPNRAMSLMHETYPPNTSTGDDMLQHRGEEGAYILEGKIELTVADELFVLHKGDSYYFNSELPHKFANPYDEPCCLVSATTPGDF; from the coding sequence TTGGATATAGGGGCAAGCTTAAAAACGGTACGAAAAATGCGCGGGCTTTCACAGCGTGAGTTAGCTAAGCGTGCAGGCGTGACCAATAGCACTATTTCAATGATTGAAAAAAACAGTGTTAGCCCTTCTATCAGTTCTTTAAAGAAGGTACTTGCTGGGATCCCTATGTCATTGGTTGAATTCTTTTCTATTGAAGAGGGCACTGTCGGTGAGCAGAAAGTTGTTTATCGCTCTGAAGAGTTACTTGATATTGGTACTGGTGATTTAGTCTATAAGCTTATTGGTAGAGATTTTCCTAATCGCGCAATGTCATTGATGCATGAAACTTATCCGCCAAACACAAGCACTGGCGATGACATGCTACAACATCGTGGTGAAGAAGGTGCCTATATTCTAGAAGGCAAAATTGAACTTACCGTTGCCGATGAGCTCTTTGTGCTGCATAAAGGTGATAGTTATTACTTTAATAGTGAACTGCCACATAAGTTTGCTAATCCTTACGATGAGCCTTGCTGTTTAGTGAGTGCTACCACGCCAGGTGATTTTTAG
- a CDS encoding NAD(P)/FAD-dependent oxidoreductase, which yields MSQSSPIHSDKYPDSFYFHSAKELFNHPQLTESINVDVCIVGGGFTGINTAIELAQKGFSVAVLEAKRIGWGASGRNGGELIRGIGHDASQFKNIIGSEGVNAITQMGFEAVEIVKQRVQRHNIQCDLTMGYCDLAVKPRHMHELEQEFAELKQAGYQHDIQLLDKNRTREVIQSDFYQGALVDMGSGHLHPLNLVLGEARVARELGVQIFEYSPAEHIYKGNNPVVKTAQGEVNCQFLVLAGNAYIGHKLNDYVGGKVLPAGSYLLATEPLTPTQCQTIIPQNMAFADMRVALDYFHLSADNRLLFGGLCTYSGKDPSSIEAALRPNLEHVFPQLKGVKIDYQWGGMIGIGANRMPQIGRLPDAKNIFYAQAYSGHGVNATHMAAKLIAEAITEHAERFDIFDQIKHMTFPGGPRFRSPMLAAGMLYHRFKDIF from the coding sequence ATGTCACAGTCCTCACCGATCCATAGCGATAAGTACCCAGATTCTTTTTACTTCCACAGCGCAAAAGAACTGTTCAATCATCCACAACTGACAGAGTCTATCAATGTTGATGTTTGTATAGTTGGCGGAGGGTTTACGGGTATAAATACCGCCATAGAACTGGCTCAAAAAGGTTTTAGCGTGGCGGTTTTAGAAGCTAAACGCATTGGTTGGGGGGCCTCGGGTCGCAACGGTGGTGAGCTTATTCGTGGTATAGGTCATGACGCCAGCCAATTTAAAAATATCATTGGTAGTGAGGGCGTAAACGCTATCACCCAAATGGGGTTTGAAGCGGTAGAAATTGTTAAGCAACGCGTACAACGGCATAATATCCAATGTGACTTAACCATGGGTTACTGTGACTTAGCGGTAAAACCTCGACACATGCATGAGCTAGAGCAAGAGTTTGCCGAATTGAAACAAGCGGGCTATCAGCATGATATTCAACTACTTGATAAAAACCGTACCCGTGAGGTTATTCAATCTGACTTTTACCAGGGCGCATTAGTTGACATGGGCAGTGGCCACTTACACCCGTTAAATTTAGTACTGGGTGAAGCAAGAGTTGCCCGAGAATTAGGGGTACAAATTTTTGAATATAGCCCAGCAGAACATATATACAAAGGCAATAACCCCGTGGTTAAAACCGCTCAAGGTGAGGTTAACTGTCAGTTTTTAGTTTTGGCTGGCAATGCGTATATTGGCCATAAACTGAATGACTACGTAGGTGGAAAGGTGCTTCCTGCAGGCAGTTATTTACTGGCAACAGAACCATTAACGCCAACGCAATGCCAAACGATTATTCCACAAAACATGGCATTTGCCGATATGCGCGTGGCCTTAGATTACTTTCATCTATCCGCTGATAACCGCTTACTATTTGGCGGATTATGCACTTACTCAGGTAAGGACCCCAGCAGTATTGAAGCAGCGTTGAGACCCAATTTAGAACATGTATTCCCGCAGCTTAAAGGGGTTAAAATTGATTACCAATGGGGTGGTATGATTGGTATTGGCGCTAATAGAATGCCGCAAATTGGACGATTACCCGATGCTAAAAACATTTTCTATGCTCAGGCTTATTCAGGACATGGGGTGAATGCGACACATATGGCAGCCAAGCTTATCGCCGAAGCTATCACTGAACATGCTGAACGGTTTGATATTTTTGACCAGATAAAACATATGACTTTTCCAGGCGGGCCTCGTTTCCGCTCACCTATGTTAGCGGCCGGTATGTTATATCATCGCTTTAAAGATATTTTCTAA